Proteins co-encoded in one Cytobacillus sp. NJ13 genomic window:
- a CDS encoding YwmB family TATA-box binding protein, translated as MKNLAIALSIIAIIGFMMINIGNKTTVAKGELDLLTMASVLQGENILIKDWTLHAREKMENLQTLQEVKAFTDELQAKYPEWEWSFQRSEKSWEAEAIIKKTDTQSEAVKVLSTPTKGQVQTYVIYEAKGQGWKKEQSELAAELNSKISDIFRGNATIFSCIQGEFNDKINKSLPDTATQLLEAFNATEIEALKEDQFISASANSPLFGGSIETNGNEMNMQLGLRTNGMGAKTNIVIGTPIITIEY; from the coding sequence ATGAAAAATTTAGCCATAGCATTATCCATTATTGCCATTATTGGTTTCATGATGATAAACATTGGGAATAAGACGACTGTAGCCAAAGGGGAGCTTGACCTGTTAACGATGGCCTCGGTTTTACAGGGCGAGAATATTTTAATCAAAGATTGGACTTTGCATGCGAGAGAAAAAATGGAAAACCTTCAAACCCTTCAGGAAGTGAAAGCATTCACCGATGAATTGCAGGCGAAATATCCTGAATGGGAATGGAGCTTTCAAAGATCAGAAAAGTCTTGGGAAGCAGAAGCTATTATTAAGAAAACAGATACTCAGTCAGAAGCAGTAAAGGTTTTATCGACCCCCACAAAAGGTCAAGTTCAGACGTATGTGATTTATGAGGCCAAAGGTCAGGGGTGGAAGAAAGAACAAAGCGAACTGGCTGCAGAACTGAATAGCAAGATTTCTGACATTTTTCGAGGAAATGCCACAATTTTCTCTTGTATCCAGGGTGAATTCAATGATAAGATTAATAAGTCTTTGCCTGATACTGCTACTCAATTGCTTGAAGCTTTTAATGCAACAGAAATAGAAGCACTAAAAGAAGACCAATTTATTTCAGCATCGGCAAATTCACCGCTTTTTGGTGGATCCATTGAGACAAATGGCAATGAAATGAACATGCAGCTTGGATTACGGACAAATGGAATGGGCGCCAAGACAAACATAGTTATTGGCACACCCATCATAACGATTGAATATTAA
- the murA gene encoding UDP-N-acetylglucosamine 1-carboxyvinyltransferase has translation MDKIIVRGGNRLSGTVKVEGAKNAVLPVIAATLLASDGKSVIRDVPTLSDVYTINEVLRYLNAEVEFENNTVTVNASRELKVEAPFEYVRKMRASVLVMGSLLARNGRARVALPGGCAIGSRPIDQHLKGFEAMGAKVKVGNGFIEAEAPEGRLHGAKIYLDFPSVGATENIMMAATLAKGTTILENVAKEPEIVDLANFLNKMGAKVKGAGTGTIRIEGVDVLFGAEHNIIPDRIEAGTFMVAAAITGGDVLVKGAVPEHSASLIAKMEEMGVTFIEEAEGIRVLGPDKLKAADIKTMPHPGFPTDMQSQMMALLLHAQGTSVITETVFENRFMHVEEFRRMNADIKIEGRSVIMNGPSNLQGAEVAATDLRAAAALILTGLVADGVTRVTELKHLDRGYVNFHDKLAALGADIERVTEVEETPVNNSLVSDMNA, from the coding sequence TTGGATAAAATCATCGTCCGCGGCGGAAATAGGTTAAGCGGTACTGTCAAAGTAGAAGGAGCAAAAAACGCTGTCTTACCGGTTATCGCCGCAACACTGTTAGCAAGTGATGGCAAAAGCGTAATTCGTGATGTCCCAACACTCTCCGATGTATATACTATTAATGAAGTATTACGCTATTTAAACGCCGAAGTGGAGTTTGAAAATAATACAGTAACAGTAAATGCATCTCGAGAGTTGAAGGTAGAAGCACCTTTTGAATATGTACGCAAAATGCGTGCTTCAGTTTTAGTCATGGGATCTTTATTAGCAAGAAATGGCCGTGCCCGTGTGGCATTGCCAGGGGGCTGCGCAATCGGTTCCCGCCCAATCGATCAGCATTTAAAAGGCTTTGAAGCGATGGGTGCGAAAGTAAAGGTTGGTAATGGCTTTATTGAAGCGGAAGCACCAGAAGGCCGCTTGCATGGAGCAAAAATATATCTCGATTTCCCTAGCGTTGGTGCTACGGAAAACATTATGATGGCTGCAACATTAGCCAAAGGCACAACGATTTTGGAAAACGTAGCAAAGGAACCGGAAATTGTGGACTTGGCTAACTTCCTCAATAAAATGGGTGCCAAGGTTAAAGGAGCAGGAACTGGCACGATCCGCATTGAAGGTGTGGACGTACTGTTTGGTGCAGAGCACAACATCATTCCTGACCGCATTGAAGCTGGTACATTCATGGTGGCAGCTGCCATTACAGGCGGAGACGTCCTTGTTAAGGGCGCTGTTCCTGAGCATTCCGCTTCCTTAATCGCCAAGATGGAAGAAATGGGTGTTACCTTCATTGAAGAAGCTGAAGGAATCCGTGTACTGGGTCCAGACAAACTGAAGGCCGCTGATATTAAAACAATGCCTCATCCTGGATTCCCGACAGATATGCAATCACAGATGATGGCCCTATTGCTCCACGCTCAGGGTACAAGTGTGATTACGGAAACTGTATTCGAAAACCGTTTCATGCATGTGGAGGAATTCCGCCGCATGAACGCTGATATTAAAATTGAAGGCCGTTCTGTCATTATGAACGGACCAAGCAATCTGCAGGGTGCAGAAGTCGCTGCAACAGATCTTCGTGCAGCCGCTGCCTTAATCCTGACTGGATTGGTGGCAGATGGCGTAACACGTGTAACAGAACTGAAGCATCTTGACCGCGGATACGTGAATTTCCACGACAAGCTTGCTGCTCTGGGTGCAGATATCGAACGTGTGACAGAAGTGGAAGAAACACCTGTTAATAACAGCCTTGTTTCTGACATGAACGCATAA